One stretch of Schlesneria sp. DSM 10557 DNA includes these proteins:
- a CDS encoding DUF1559 domain-containing protein, which yields MSLTNGRTPRRQRGFTLIELLVVIAIIAVLIALLLPAVQQAREAARRTQCRNNLKQLGLAFHNYEGTFGNFPGALYVVSEQSGPSIGQGVDNQPAGRADFNVHAWPELILPYIDQTNLYNTINFNVAMGFGSATGGAPPNYGKGGTYSGTQNFAAIAGSVIPSFICPSTPRSGNLRPAYLDDWLTDEFGPPMYHAGGALDYVGMAPAWTMNQNLGAAGNFYTGAILDCETGDGGPYSCGVRISQITDGTSNTLICGESSRPDSKEYAMGKVVGNLTDEDVGLMGDAWNDWQHSSGHFMSAIAPGSIRGAKADGDCTINCNNKWNFYSFHVGGAQFVMADGAVRFISQNVDRLTMNRVYIMADGAAVGEF from the coding sequence ATGTCTTTGACAAATGGAAGAACGCCGAGGCGGCAGCGAGGATTCACACTGATTGAATTGCTCGTTGTTATTGCGATCATTGCCGTGTTGATTGCTCTTCTGCTGCCCGCAGTGCAGCAGGCGCGCGAGGCGGCTCGCAGGACGCAATGCAGGAACAATCTGAAGCAATTGGGATTAGCTTTCCACAACTATGAAGGGACTTTTGGCAACTTTCCCGGTGCGCTGTATGTCGTGAGCGAACAGAGTGGTCCGAGTATTGGTCAGGGAGTCGACAACCAGCCTGCCGGCAGAGCGGACTTCAATGTTCACGCCTGGCCGGAACTGATTCTGCCTTACATTGATCAAACAAATCTTTATAACACGATTAATTTTAATGTGGCGATGGGTTTTGGTTCAGCCACTGGCGGCGCTCCACCCAACTATGGCAAAGGGGGAACTTACAGCGGTACCCAGAATTTTGCTGCCATTGCCGGTTCGGTGATTCCCTCCTTCATTTGTCCCTCGACTCCGCGATCAGGAAATCTTCGGCCAGCTTATCTTGATGATTGGCTGACGGACGAGTTCGGTCCACCGATGTACCATGCAGGAGGAGCCCTGGACTATGTCGGTATGGCTCCTGCATGGACGATGAATCAAAACCTTGGTGCGGCAGGTAACTTCTACACCGGGGCCATCCTCGATTGTGAGACTGGAGACGGTGGGCCTTACAGCTGCGGCGTGAGAATCTCTCAGATCACGGACGGAACTTCCAACACTTTGATCTGCGGTGAGTCTTCCCGACCGGATTCCAAAGAATACGCCATGGGCAAAGTTGTTGGAAATCTCACCGATGAGGACGTCGGGTTAATGGGTGATGCCTGGAACGACTGGCAGCACTCATCGGGTCACTTCATGAGTGCGATCGCTCCGGGAAGTATCCGTGGTGCGAAGGCCGACGGCGATTGCACCATCAACTGCAATAACAAATGGAACTTCTATAGCTTCCACGTGGGCGGTGCACAGTTTGTCATGGCCGATGGAGCCGTCCGATTCATCAGTCAAAACGTTGATCGGCTGACCATGAATCGAGTTTATATCATGGCTGACGGTGCCGCAGTGGGTGAATTCTAA
- a CDS encoding HTTM domain-containing protein: MMSTEKAADRIRNFFYAEEVPFGLALCRICLPLVLMGMVLPRWSVCRELYSADGATAQVSVGFGYIDMLPEFSGTVVAALYAMLIFSLVTLSIGWCSRASAVVSCVLMTYFSMLDCVSTMTKYTAMVTHMLLILSLSQAGSIWSVDAWMARRRRNLDPTKPRFAYPKSAAWPRRLMQFHIAVVYFGAGVTKLHTPAFFTGDQLQYWMLTHLNYQHRLGEILAGYPVMLVAFGYVTVVFELMFIFCSWKSYWRHIVLPIGVLFHFMTTLTLGLLMFPMVCYCTYMAFIDEDDVQQSSAWLRRKIRHSSWLKVAQQKLIEIRSAMGSRPEWKSSARIVFATAFPLVALAGIQIEHQFDPYGERRPEGRYQLTAIEPERARQLLAPVTPQRDFDKFFAVDMGTFLVSDIVANRRTSFRQGENMIAQCSLIPPHEDLVIDCKIRDDENRIVDKKREIATREMFRVNMYFSIPNELRPGDYTLNIETAGRPVIKKKFQVLPKYGTVASR, encoded by the coding sequence ATGATGAGTACCGAGAAAGCCGCTGATCGGATTCGAAATTTTTTCTACGCAGAGGAGGTCCCTTTCGGACTGGCACTGTGTCGCATTTGTTTGCCGCTGGTACTGATGGGCATGGTTCTGCCGCGATGGTCTGTCTGTCGCGAGCTTTATTCCGCCGATGGAGCGACCGCTCAGGTTTCCGTCGGATTCGGCTATATCGACATGCTGCCGGAATTCTCGGGCACCGTCGTCGCGGCACTGTACGCGATGCTGATTTTCTCGCTGGTGACACTCAGCATCGGCTGGTGCTCAAGAGCGTCCGCCGTAGTCTCCTGCGTTCTGATGACCTACTTCAGCATGCTGGACTGCGTCAGTACGATGACGAAGTACACCGCGATGGTCACGCATATGCTGCTGATCCTTTCGCTTTCTCAGGCCGGTTCGATCTGGTCCGTCGATGCCTGGATGGCTCGCCGACGCCGGAATCTGGATCCTACAAAACCCAGGTTCGCGTACCCTAAGTCTGCCGCATGGCCACGCCGCCTGATGCAGTTCCACATTGCAGTCGTCTACTTTGGTGCGGGCGTTACCAAACTTCACACCCCGGCGTTCTTCACGGGAGATCAGTTGCAGTACTGGATGTTGACTCATCTCAACTACCAGCATCGGCTGGGGGAAATTCTTGCCGGCTATCCGGTGATGCTCGTCGCGTTTGGTTATGTCACGGTCGTCTTCGAACTGATGTTCATTTTCTGTTCGTGGAAAAGCTACTGGCGGCATATCGTGCTGCCCATTGGGGTGCTGTTCCACTTTATGACGACCCTGACCCTGGGCCTGCTTATGTTCCCGATGGTATGCTACTGTACCTACATGGCCTTCATCGATGAAGACGATGTCCAGCAATCAAGTGCCTGGCTGCGACGAAAGATCCGTCACTCAAGCTGGCTGAAGGTTGCCCAGCAGAAGCTCATCGAAATTCGGTCTGCGATGGGAAGTCGCCCGGAATGGAAATCTTCTGCACGTATCGTCTTCGCAACCGCATTCCCGTTGGTCGCATTGGCCGGAATTCAGATCGAACACCAGTTCGATCCCTATGGAGAACGTCGTCCGGAAGGGCGTTATCAGTTAACCGCGATCGAGCCTGAACGAGCTCGCCAGCTTCTGGCCCCGGTGACACCACAGCGTGATTTTGACAAGTTCTTCGCTGTCGACATGGGCACGTTCCTTGTCAGCGACATCGTTGCCAATCGACGAACGTCATTCCGACAGGGCGAAAACATGATCGCCCAATGCAGTCTGATCCCGCCCCACGAAGACCTGGTCATCGATTGCAAGATTCGTGATGATGAAAACCGGATCGTCGACAAAAAGCGAGAAATCGCCACACGGGAAATGTTCCGGGTCAATATGTACTTCTCGATTCCCAATGAACTTCGGCCGGGGGATTACACCTTGAACATCGAGACGGCAGGTCGCCCGGTGATCAAGAAGAAATTCCAGGTCCTTCCAAAATACGGAACGGTCGCCTCACGGTAA
- a CDS encoding glycosyltransferase family 4 protein, which yields MHIVHYITRLIVGGAQENTLLTVEDQHHLHGDRVTLITGPGIGPEGSLEPRARNGGIDLRLISASQRAIHPWNDWQTYRELLRLLRSIKPDLIHTHSSKAGIIGRLVAARLKLPCVHTIHGASFHFGQNRLAFQAYQQLERWAARATDRFISVCDAMTDQYVAAGIAPRERFVTVYSGFDVDPFLNPPRSPEIVRAELGLNSDHIVIGKVARLFPLKGHEYVLKAAQAVVDHCPAVRFLFVGDGILRPEFERELEARGLRDHFVFAGLVPPERVPELIHAMDIVVHASVWEGLARVLPQGLIAGKPVVSFDIDGAKEVIATNQTGFLVEPRSVPGLASAICQLVDDPLLRRRLGETGRAMFTDRFRHQTMTREIREVYATVLANRRP from the coding sequence ATGCACATCGTCCACTACATTACCCGTCTGATTGTCGGCGGTGCACAGGAAAATACGCTTCTCACCGTGGAAGACCAGCATCATCTGCATGGTGATCGAGTCACGCTCATTACAGGGCCCGGAATCGGACCCGAAGGTTCGCTGGAACCTCGCGCTCGGAATGGTGGGATCGACTTGCGGCTGATTTCCGCATCGCAACGGGCAATTCATCCCTGGAACGATTGGCAAACATATCGAGAACTGCTGCGACTCCTTCGTTCCATCAAGCCGGACCTGATTCACACGCACTCTTCCAAGGCGGGCATTATCGGTCGATTGGTGGCGGCCCGTCTGAAGCTTCCCTGTGTTCATACGATTCATGGAGCGTCATTTCATTTCGGGCAGAATCGACTTGCCTTTCAGGCCTATCAGCAGTTAGAGCGATGGGCGGCCCGAGCGACCGATCGATTCATTTCCGTCTGTGATGCCATGACGGATCAATACGTTGCCGCAGGGATTGCTCCGCGCGAGCGGTTCGTGACCGTCTACAGTGGGTTTGACGTGGATCCCTTTCTGAATCCTCCACGTTCTCCTGAAATCGTTCGTGCGGAACTGGGGCTGAACTCAGACCACATTGTGATTGGAAAGGTGGCTCGCCTCTTTCCGCTGAAGGGGCACGAGTACGTTCTCAAGGCGGCACAGGCAGTCGTTGATCACTGCCCCGCGGTCCGTTTCCTGTTCGTTGGAGACGGTATCCTCAGGCCAGAGTTTGAGCGGGAGCTTGAAGCGAGGGGACTGCGAGACCACTTCGTCTTCGCAGGGCTTGTCCCTCCCGAACGGGTACCGGAACTGATTCACGCGATGGACATTGTCGTTCACGCAAGTGTTTGGGAGGGGCTCGCGAGGGTCCTTCCTCAGGGACTGATTGCTGGCAAGCCGGTGGTGAGCTTCGATATTGACGGCGCAAAAGAAGTCATCGCGACCAATCAGACAGGTTTTCTCGTCGAGCCGCGATCGGTCCCCGGGTTGGCGTCCGCTATATGCCAGCTTGTCGATGATCCCCTGCTGCGGAGACGACTTGGTGAAACCGGGCGAGCCATGTTCACGGACCGCTTCCGGCATCAGACAATGACCCGGGAAATTCGCGAGGTCTACGCCACTGTGCTGGCGAACCGCCGTCCGTAG
- a CDS encoding tetratricopeptide repeat protein, translating into MAVAPVQPAEAPPGFRREGVGSNHSKPGGQWIFNPWIDALFILLTPLVAWPAVLILSSSSELMSAETLSLIVTAFFATGHHLPGLIRAYGDRDLFHRFRWRFLIAPPLVFLAYFPLYTYHYNLYRLIILVWATWHGLMQVYGFVRIYDAKVGSNSTATAYWDWLVCLCGFITPQLFRDEHVGTTLGHWYSAGGPWLSLPVFQALRWASLFVSAIALTGFSANYIAQIVRGKQVSLVKPLMLASGIGLWCFIMLSVENMLIGAALFDICHDLQYLAIVWIFNCRRVNSNVNLGRFMTFLFRRGMVLLYLSLITAYGAIAFAGSLVLDGTLSRVFYGLLFTSTILHYYYDGFIWKVRDTTNRSGLGLSSNGASAPQRSLAHSGFWHLLKWSPVIIGLVTVFATDMSDPELTTAQKNDLERVYGHSLMGKSVLPKGEQERIWLSSHFQQTQAIADIIPDDIKSQLKAAVLLANFGRNDEALARLEKILSRHPGHSECNLLLGGIHLYRGEVDKASQYLEAALACARNTRDRGAAHIKLGELSVYRGDQESAQHHFAEAVRNDPSLQKVVDGIRSANQNR; encoded by the coding sequence ATGGCGGTTGCACCGGTTCAACCTGCAGAAGCTCCTCCAGGGTTTCGGAGAGAGGGGGTTGGATCCAATCATTCCAAGCCCGGCGGGCAATGGATTTTCAATCCGTGGATCGATGCCCTCTTCATCCTGCTGACTCCTCTGGTGGCGTGGCCGGCAGTGCTGATACTCAGCTCCTCGTCGGAACTGATGTCGGCAGAAACTCTGTCGCTCATCGTCACCGCATTTTTTGCGACTGGGCACCATCTACCAGGTCTGATCCGCGCTTACGGCGACCGGGATCTCTTCCATCGATTCCGCTGGCGCTTTCTCATCGCGCCGCCGCTGGTTTTTCTTGCCTACTTTCCCCTCTACACCTATCACTACAATCTTTACCGACTGATCATTCTTGTCTGGGCGACCTGGCATGGGCTGATGCAGGTTTACGGCTTTGTCCGTATTTATGATGCCAAAGTCGGCTCGAATTCAACGGCGACCGCCTATTGGGACTGGCTCGTCTGCCTGTGCGGATTCATCACTCCGCAACTGTTTCGTGACGAACACGTCGGGACGACGCTCGGTCATTGGTATTCCGCGGGCGGACCCTGGCTCTCTCTTCCCGTCTTTCAGGCTCTCCGCTGGGCAAGTCTCTTCGTATCAGCAATCGCGTTAACCGGGTTTTCGGCCAACTACATTGCTCAGATCGTCCGTGGGAAGCAGGTCAGTCTCGTCAAGCCGCTGATGTTGGCGAGTGGGATCGGATTGTGGTGCTTTATCATGCTGTCGGTCGAGAACATGTTGATCGGGGCAGCCCTTTTCGACATCTGTCATGATTTACAATACCTTGCTATCGTCTGGATCTTTAACTGTCGTCGAGTGAACTCAAACGTCAACCTGGGACGGTTCATGACGTTTCTCTTTCGACGTGGCATGGTGCTGCTTTATCTCAGCCTGATTACAGCCTATGGCGCCATCGCGTTTGCAGGGAGCCTGGTTCTAGACGGTACGCTGAGTCGAGTCTTTTACGGGTTGCTGTTCACCTCGACGATCCTTCACTACTACTACGACGGTTTCATCTGGAAAGTCCGAGATACGACAAATCGATCTGGCCTGGGACTGAGCAGCAATGGGGCGTCCGCACCGCAGCGGTCGCTCGCCCATAGCGGCTTCTGGCATCTGCTGAAATGGAGTCCGGTGATCATCGGCCTGGTCACCGTGTTCGCAACGGATATGAGTGACCCTGAGCTGACAACAGCGCAGAAGAACGACCTCGAACGAGTCTACGGCCACTCATTGATGGGGAAATCCGTTCTACCGAAAGGGGAACAAGAGAGGATTTGGCTGTCCTCTCACTTCCAGCAGACACAGGCGATTGCGGACATCATTCCGGATGACATTAAATCCCAATTGAAGGCGGCCGTCCTCCTCGCCAACTTTGGCCGCAATGACGAGGCCCTCGCTCGATTAGAAAAGATACTCTCCCGCCACCCCGGTCACAGTGAATGCAATCTTCTACTCGGGGGAATTCATCTCTATCGAGGCGAAGTCGACAAAGCCTCGCAGTACCTGGAAGCAGCCCTCGCTTGTGCAAGGAACACGCGGGATCGTGGAGCTGCCCATATCAAGCTGGGAGAACTTTCCGTTTACCGCGGCGATCAGGAATCAGCTCAACATCATTTTGCTGAAGCGGTACGCAATGATCCCTCGCTGCAAAAAGTTGTCGATGGAATTCGGTCAGCCAACCAGAATCGCTGA
- a CDS encoding transglutaminase family protein, with the protein MIFGTRTAMQKMARYFVLFSLVLAPMSLWASDAATLVTPAPNDVDVPAKAPVEKSVQELAATVKKSVVVVTFTGRDGQRQGLGTGFIVSDDGLIATNLHVIGEARPIRVELLDGRKFDVAAVHATERFHDLALLKIDATDLPALPLGNSDELQEGQPVVAIGNPLGLERSVVSGVLSGRREIDGRSMLQIALPIERGNSGGPLLDLQGHVHGLLTMKSLKTENLGFAIAVNALKPLLEKPNPVPMSRWLTIGAMDPAEWTVLPGGRWRQRAGQIVVDGMGGGFGGRALCLATEPTPPVPYEVAVQVKFSPDDGAAGLVFNADGSDRHYGFYPSNGGLRLSRFDGPDVFSWAVLRETRSPHFKKEGWNSLKVRVEAERTLCYINGELIFETTDSAYKSGRVGLCKFRQTEAQFKGFRVGESLSEPRISTELLTRVTSTLDALPADDESKARVVRELAREDSSVIDILDEQVKALESRVSQLKRLASDIHLTRTLADFHAATAAEPVDLLRGALLIAKLDNPELEIENYVADVERHARQIKEGLQADASEDQRLAALNRYLFEEQGFHGSRTDYDNRSNSYVNEVLDDREGLPITLSVLYIEIAKRVGLNVVGVGMPRHFLVRHEPREGSSQLVDVFERGLLLTPAEAQNKFEALSDVPWRDSYLDTTTPKAILERILRNLFSNAADEQEIDRMIRYTDAILVLSPNSGQDHFYRGVLSFQARRWHDARAEVEWLMTNDSNVSRTEVERLSQAIESESQK; encoded by the coding sequence ATGATTTTTGGAACTCGAACGGCGATGCAGAAAATGGCTCGATATTTTGTGCTTTTCAGTCTGGTTCTCGCCCCCATGTCGCTCTGGGCTTCCGATGCGGCGACATTGGTCACTCCGGCACCCAACGACGTCGACGTCCCCGCAAAAGCGCCGGTGGAAAAATCGGTTCAAGAGTTGGCTGCGACGGTGAAAAAATCGGTCGTCGTGGTGACATTTACCGGCCGTGACGGACAGAGGCAGGGACTTGGAACGGGTTTCATTGTCTCCGACGATGGCCTGATCGCGACGAATCTGCATGTAATTGGGGAAGCACGGCCAATCCGGGTTGAGTTGCTCGACGGTCGGAAGTTCGATGTTGCGGCCGTTCATGCAACCGAGCGGTTCCACGATTTGGCTCTCTTGAAGATTGACGCTACCGACCTGCCGGCGCTCCCGTTGGGCAATTCTGATGAATTGCAGGAAGGGCAACCCGTCGTCGCGATCGGTAATCCACTGGGGCTGGAACGGAGCGTTGTCAGTGGAGTCCTTTCCGGACGCCGCGAGATTGATGGTCGGTCAATGCTGCAGATTGCTCTGCCGATTGAACGGGGAAATAGTGGGGGACCTCTCCTCGACCTTCAGGGGCATGTGCATGGGCTTCTAACGATGAAGTCGTTGAAGACCGAAAATCTCGGATTCGCTATTGCGGTCAATGCTTTGAAACCGCTGCTTGAAAAGCCGAACCCGGTTCCGATGTCTCGTTGGCTGACCATTGGGGCAATGGACCCTGCGGAATGGACCGTACTACCCGGAGGCCGTTGGCGACAGCGCGCGGGCCAGATTGTCGTCGATGGAATGGGGGGAGGGTTTGGAGGACGCGCACTGTGTCTGGCGACTGAACCAACGCCGCCCGTTCCCTATGAAGTTGCAGTGCAAGTGAAGTTCTCGCCAGACGATGGCGCAGCAGGTCTCGTCTTCAATGCGGATGGTTCCGACCGACACTACGGATTTTATCCCAGCAACGGCGGTCTCCGTTTGAGTCGCTTTGATGGGCCCGATGTTTTTTCCTGGGCCGTTCTCAGAGAAACTCGCTCACCCCACTTCAAAAAAGAGGGCTGGAACTCGCTGAAAGTTCGCGTGGAAGCCGAAAGAACCCTCTGTTACATCAACGGGGAACTGATCTTTGAAACGACCGATTCTGCTTACAAAAGTGGACGAGTTGGTTTGTGCAAATTCCGCCAGACTGAAGCCCAGTTTAAGGGATTTCGCGTCGGCGAATCGCTCAGCGAACCCCGCATCTCCACCGAGTTACTGACCCGGGTCACCTCGACGCTGGATGCACTGCCCGCAGACGATGAATCGAAGGCTAGGGTCGTCAGGGAACTTGCACGGGAAGACTCGAGTGTGATCGATATCTTAGATGAACAGGTCAAAGCTCTCGAGTCACGCGTCTCACAGCTCAAGCGTCTCGCGAGCGACATCCACCTGACGCGGACGCTCGCCGATTTTCATGCGGCGACAGCGGCAGAGCCAGTCGATCTGCTGCGGGGGGCGCTGCTGATTGCAAAACTCGACAACCCGGAACTGGAGATCGAAAATTACGTCGCGGATGTCGAGCGTCATGCCCGGCAAATCAAAGAAGGGCTGCAAGCGGACGCTTCCGAAGATCAGCGGTTGGCGGCTCTCAATCGATACCTCTTTGAAGAACAGGGATTTCACGGAAGCCGGACAGACTACGACAATCGTTCGAACAGCTACGTAAACGAGGTTCTTGACGACCGGGAGGGGCTTCCCATCACTCTTTCGGTTCTCTATATCGAAATCGCGAAACGGGTGGGGCTGAATGTCGTCGGTGTCGGAATGCCCCGTCATTTTCTAGTACGTCATGAACCGCGAGAAGGTTCCTCTCAGTTGGTGGATGTATTCGAAAGAGGACTTCTACTAACCCCCGCCGAAGCTCAAAACAAGTTCGAGGCACTCAGTGATGTTCCCTGGCGTGACTCGTACCTGGACACAACGACTCCGAAAGCCATTCTGGAACGCATCCTTCGCAATCTCTTCAGTAATGCTGCTGACGAGCAGGAGATTGATCGGATGATTCGTTATACGGACGCCATCCTCGTCCTGTCGCCAAACTCGGGGCAGGACCATTTCTATCGCGGCGTGCTCAGCTTCCAGGCTCGCCGGTGGCATGACGCACGTGCGGAAGTGGAATGGTTGATGACTAACGATTCCAATGTCAGTCGAACCGAGGTCGAACGGCTGTCGCAGGCCATCGAAAGCGAGTCGCAGAAGTAG
- a CDS encoding DUF1501 domain-containing protein, whose amino-acid sequence MSKCQQIHRRDCLKAGGLSLLGLDLPSWFHLRQAMAEERAIGNRPRAKACIFLFMWGGPAHQDTWDMKPTAPVEYRGEFRPIDTNVPGLQICEHLPLLAQRADKLAVIRSMTHDDVDHTSATHYPLTGRRTPRRGAGLGEDWPSIGSVVSKLGRGTGPLPSFISMMPVVPNGAPRFVESSHGQGAGWLGPTFDPMRIDADGSKPDYKVGDFELLADVPSTRSSLRRELLGVMDERDGQIESNELVQATRSHYERAFTLLSSKGAVEAFDLSQEPASVRERYGMNVHGQSVLQARRLVEAGVPFVTVFWPNDGLTNVSVYWDTHNRNFIDLRTRLCPVTDQAFSALLDDLQERGMLDETLIVWTGEMGRTPRIGQGVVGGAGAGADGRDHWASCFTSVLAGGGIRGGTVYGSSDRFAAYPASNPTAPQDLVATIYHSLGIDPHLQLRDSLGRPLTICDGSPIAPILA is encoded by the coding sequence ATGTCGAAGTGTCAGCAGATCCATCGACGTGACTGCCTGAAAGCAGGCGGCCTCAGCTTACTTGGGCTGGACCTGCCGAGCTGGTTTCATCTGAGACAGGCGATGGCAGAAGAGCGGGCCATCGGCAATCGTCCACGGGCCAAGGCCTGTATCTTTCTGTTCATGTGGGGGGGACCTGCCCATCAGGACACATGGGACATGAAACCCACTGCCCCGGTCGAATACCGTGGCGAGTTTCGGCCGATTGACACGAATGTCCCGGGCCTGCAAATCTGCGAGCATCTTCCGCTGCTGGCCCAGCGGGCGGACAAGCTCGCCGTTATCCGGTCGATGACCCATGACGACGTCGATCATACTTCCGCGACTCACTATCCTCTCACCGGACGAAGAACGCCTCGACGCGGCGCCGGGTTAGGCGAAGATTGGCCGAGTATTGGGTCTGTCGTATCAAAACTGGGTCGTGGTACGGGCCCTCTTCCCTCGTTTATTTCCATGATGCCCGTCGTCCCGAATGGTGCACCGCGATTCGTTGAATCATCGCATGGGCAGGGGGCTGGCTGGCTCGGTCCGACCTTCGATCCGATGCGGATCGATGCGGACGGGAGCAAACCCGACTACAAAGTCGGCGACTTCGAACTGTTGGCCGACGTACCGAGCACTCGCTCATCACTGCGCCGCGAATTGCTGGGCGTAATGGACGAACGAGACGGCCAGATCGAAAGCAACGAGCTCGTCCAGGCGACTCGCAGCCACTACGAACGGGCATTCACCCTGCTTTCGTCCAAGGGAGCCGTCGAGGCCTTCGATCTGTCACAAGAACCGGCCTCCGTTCGAGAACGATATGGAATGAACGTGCATGGACAATCGGTCCTTCAGGCACGGAGACTCGTCGAAGCAGGCGTCCCCTTCGTCACCGTGTTCTGGCCCAACGACGGACTGACCAATGTCAGCGTTTACTGGGACACTCACAACAGAAACTTTATTGACCTGAGAACGAGACTTTGCCCCGTGACAGACCAGGCCTTCAGCGCCCTGCTCGACGACCTGCAGGAGCGGGGCATGCTGGACGAAACACTGATTGTCTGGACGGGAGAAATGGGGCGGACCCCTCGGATCGGTCAGGGAGTCGTCGGAGGAGCGGGAGCCGGAGCGGACGGACGCGACCACTGGGCAAGTTGCTTTACGTCCGTCCTCGCTGGAGGAGGGATCCGGGGAGGGACCGTGTATGGTTCGAGCGACCGGTTTGCCGCGTATCCTGCCTCCAACCCAACGGCACCACAGGACCTGGTGGCGACCATTTATCACAGCCTGGGAATCGATCCTCATCTTCAACTTCGAGACAGCCTGGGCCGGCCGCTCACGATTTGCGATGGATCGCCGATCGCCCCGATTCTGGCGTGA
- a CDS encoding isoaspartyl peptidase/L-asparaginase family protein, with protein MIRWFLALGMGMGMLAATNSASAVDEVTPNVVLGIHGGIGEDKKDMTPELEEKVRAALHAALKAGKAKLDGGGSGLDAVEAAIRVMEDDPVLNAGKGAVFTHEGRNELDSSIMDGKTKKAGAVASVTIVKNPISAARAVMEKSKHVMLIGRGAEVFATRQGLEIVDPAYFWTEFQWKAIQDVWKKEAEAKKQSGDASDVLEIPIAKPHYGTVGAVALDKDGNLAAGTSTGGMTNKMFGRIGDSPIIGAGTYADNETAAISCTGHGEFFIRYSVSHEIVAQIKYKKVSAKEAVEDVINRQLKDINAEGAAIVLDKDGKFTTARNSEGLYRGWITADGKFQVRVYDE; from the coding sequence ATGATTCGATGGTTTCTCGCTTTGGGAATGGGTATGGGAATGCTCGCGGCAACGAACAGTGCTTCCGCGGTCGATGAAGTCACTCCCAACGTCGTGCTGGGGATTCACGGCGGGATTGGCGAAGACAAAAAGGACATGACGCCTGAACTCGAGGAAAAAGTGCGTGCCGCACTGCATGCCGCCCTGAAAGCAGGGAAAGCGAAGCTGGATGGAGGCGGATCGGGACTGGACGCCGTCGAAGCCGCCATCCGAGTCATGGAAGACGACCCGGTGCTGAATGCCGGAAAGGGAGCCGTCTTCACCCATGAGGGACGAAACGAACTCGATTCGTCGATTATGGATGGCAAGACGAAAAAAGCGGGGGCGGTCGCCAGTGTCACCATTGTCAAAAATCCCATCTCGGCTGCCCGGGCAGTCATGGAAAAGTCAAAGCACGTAATGCTGATTGGCCGAGGTGCTGAAGTTTTTGCCACCCGACAGGGACTCGAAATCGTTGACCCCGCCTATTTCTGGACCGAGTTCCAATGGAAAGCCATTCAGGACGTCTGGAAGAAAGAAGCCGAAGCGAAGAAGCAATCAGGCGATGCCTCGGACGTCCTGGAGATCCCGATCGCTAAGCCCCATTACGGTACCGTGGGGGCTGTGGCACTCGACAAGGACGGGAATCTGGCTGCCGGCACTTCCACAGGGGGAATGACGAACAAAATGTTCGGTCGAATCGGCGATTCCCCGATCATTGGTGCCGGTACCTACGCGGACAACGAAACGGCAGCGATTTCCTGCACGGGACATGGCGAGTTTTTCATCCGTTATTCCGTCTCCCACGAAATTGTGGCTCAGATCAAGTACAAGAAAGTCTCGGCAAAAGAGGCGGTCGAAGACGTCATCAACCGGCAGTTGAAAGACATCAATGCCGAAGGGGCCGCCATCGTTCTCGATAAAGATGGAAAGTTTACGACGGCTCGAAACAGCGAAGGACTCTACCGCGGCTGGATCACTGCAGACGGTAAGTTCCAGGTCCGCGTCTACGACGAATGA